Proteins co-encoded in one Salvia splendens isolate huo1 chromosome 4, SspV2, whole genome shotgun sequence genomic window:
- the LOC121798352 gene encoding GRF1-interacting factor 3-like isoform X1 produces the protein MSKLPPQGMNTPPTMPLNLVSTEQIQKYLDENKNLIMAILECQKLGKVADCAQYQAMLQKNLMYLAAIADAQPPGSSTPSQLQMATSSMAPRGDAHMQQSQASTVQQQQQQQQQQQQQQQPKLPFQLNALRPQDQHNQMLQFQQQLQMQQGPFNLAGGANNGLHMLMHPGHGHANMMDLRGNHSGTLEASSGNAQGNSGLGCDGRE, from the exons ATGAGCAAATTGCCGCCTCAGGGGATGAACACGCCGCCGACGATGCCCCTCAATCTCGTCTCCACCGAGCAGATTCAGAAG TATTTGGACGAGAACAAAAACTTGATAATGGCGATACTGGAATGCCAGAAATTGGGAAAAGTTGCTGACTGTGCTCA GTATCAGGCCATGCTTCAGAAAAACTTGATGTATTTAGCAGCAATTGCTGATGCCCAGCCTCCAGGATCTTCGACACCCTCACAA TTGCAGATGGCAACTAGCTCGATGGCACCACGAGGAGATGCACATATGCAGCAGAGTCAGGCATCAACggtgcagcagcagcagcagcagcagcagcaacagcaACAACAACAGCAACCCAAGTTGCCTTTCCAGCTGAATGCACTCCGCCCTCAAGATCAGCATAATCAAATGCTGCAGTTTCAGCAACAACTACAGATGCAACAAGGCCCCTTCAATCTTGCAGGGGGTGCTAATAATGGTTTGCATATGCTTATGCACCCCGGCCATGGTCATGCCAATATGATGGACTTGAGAGGAAACCACTCTGGCACCTTGGAGGCAAGTTCCGGCAACGCCCAAGGTAACTCTGGGTTGGGATGTGATGGCAGAGAATGA
- the LOC121798352 gene encoding GRF1-interacting factor 3-like isoform X2: MSKLPPQGMNTPPTMPLNLVSTEQIQKYLDENKNLIMAILECQKLGKVADCAQYQAMLQKNLMYLAAIADAQPPGSSTPSQMATSSMAPRGDAHMQQSQASTVQQQQQQQQQQQQQQQPKLPFQLNALRPQDQHNQMLQFQQQLQMQQGPFNLAGGANNGLHMLMHPGHGHANMMDLRGNHSGTLEASSGNAQGNSGLGCDGRE; encoded by the exons ATGAGCAAATTGCCGCCTCAGGGGATGAACACGCCGCCGACGATGCCCCTCAATCTCGTCTCCACCGAGCAGATTCAGAAG TATTTGGACGAGAACAAAAACTTGATAATGGCGATACTGGAATGCCAGAAATTGGGAAAAGTTGCTGACTGTGCTCA GTATCAGGCCATGCTTCAGAAAAACTTGATGTATTTAGCAGCAATTGCTGATGCCCAGCCTCCAGGATCTTCGACACCCTCACAA ATGGCAACTAGCTCGATGGCACCACGAGGAGATGCACATATGCAGCAGAGTCAGGCATCAACggtgcagcagcagcagcagcagcagcagcaacagcaACAACAACAGCAACCCAAGTTGCCTTTCCAGCTGAATGCACTCCGCCCTCAAGATCAGCATAATCAAATGCTGCAGTTTCAGCAACAACTACAGATGCAACAAGGCCCCTTCAATCTTGCAGGGGGTGCTAATAATGGTTTGCATATGCTTATGCACCCCGGCCATGGTCATGCCAATATGATGGACTTGAGAGGAAACCACTCTGGCACCTTGGAGGCAAGTTCCGGCAACGCCCAAGGTAACTCTGGGTTGGGATGTGATGGCAGAGAATGA
- the LOC121798353 gene encoding polyadenylate-binding protein-interacting protein 12-like: MAVVENARASAMTSSNREGDSAVDHRHHQQSSKADAGAQKSTTPTDQNFHLIQQKMSNGHHQLAVNGNGVSREEKLGGEDDGGEGFKREMRDLEEMLSKLNPMAEEFVPPSLVGGQQMLRSPQAAGAGHFGFDANGFMMQQLLNSGLPTENSFRRRKNGYTNGKRRMNSRTSMAQRDDVIKRTVYVSDIDHQVTEEQLAGLFIGCGQVVDCRVCGDPNSVLRFAFVEFTDEEGARNALSLAGTMLGYYPVRVLPSKTAIAPVNPTFLPRSEDEREMCARTIYCTNIDKKVTQADVKLFFESICGEVYRLRLLGDYHHSTRIAFVEFVMAESAIAALNCSGAVLGSLPIRVSPSKTPVRPRAPRQSMH, translated from the exons ATGGCGGTGGTGGAAAATGCCAGGGCTAGCGCGATGACGTCATCGAATCGCGAGGGCGACTCTGCGGTGGATCATCGCCACCACCAGCAGTCGTCAAAGGCCGACGCCGGTGCCCAAAAGTCAACGACGCCGACCGATCAGAATTTCCACTTGATTCAGCAGAAGATGTCCAACGGCCATCACCAGCTCGCCGTCAACGGAAATGGAGTGTCGCGAGAGGAGAAATTGGGCGGCGAGGACGATGGAGGGGAGGGGTTTAAGAGGGAGATGAGGGATTTAGAGGAAATGCTATCGAAATTGAACCCCATGGCTGAGGAATTCGTGCCGCCGTCGCTCGTTGGCGGCCAGCAGATGCTTCGGTCCCCTCAAGCGGCGGGTGCTGGGCATTTTGGGTTTGATGCTAATGGTTTTATGATGCAGCAGCTCCTTAATTCTGGTCTTCCAACTGAAAATTCTTTTAGAAGG AGGAAAAATGGTTATACTAATGGAAAGCGGAGGATGAATAGTCGAACAAGCATGGCTCAAAGAGATGACGTGATTAAGAGGACGGTGTATGTTTCTGATATTGATCATCAG GTTACAGAAGAGCAACTTGCAGGACTCTTTATTGGCTGTGGACAG GTTGTAGATTGCCGTGTTTGTGGTGACCCTAATTCTGTACTTCGTTTTGCCTTTGTTGAGTTCACTGATGAAG AAGGGGCAAGGAACGCCTTGAGTTTGGCTGGAACAATGCTTGGCTATTATCCAGTGAGAGTACTGCCTTCCAAAACTGCAATTGCTCCCGTTAATCCGACATTCTTGCCTAGG TCTGAGGATGAAAGGGAGATGTGCGCTAGGACTATTTATTGTACAAATATTGACAAAAAG GTCACTCAAGCTGATGTCAAACTCTTCTTTGAGTCCATTTGTGGCGAG GTCTATAGGTTGAGGTTGCTTGGTGACTATCATCATTCCACTCGTATAGCTTTTGTGGAGTTTGTAATG GCTGAAAGTGCAATTGCAGCGTTGAACTGCAGTGGTGCTGTGCTGGGGTCGTTGCCTATAAG GGTGAGCCCATCAAAGACCCCTGTTAGGCCCCGTGCACCCCGTCAATCTATGCACTGA